In Methanobacteriaceae archaeon, the following are encoded in one genomic region:
- a CDS encoding DUF169 domain-containing protein → MCESDGYDFISDKLKEHLDLEKSPVAIKFVLREEDIPKGIAKADGKMRHCELVQKASHGDVFYATAEEQMCKGGSAALGLEEAPEKVRTGEFYYGLGRFSSIGSAKKTMESIPKIDNIMYALIYAPLEKANFDPDVILIIANPAQAMKVSQALVYTMGGRVEADFAGIQSICADAVAGPFTRRKPNITLGCSGSRQYADIKDDEVIIGLTGENIGCLINALENMS, encoded by the coding sequence ATGTGCGAGTCAGATGGATATGATTTCATAAGTGATAAGTTAAAAGAACACCTTGATTTAGAAAAATCTCCAGTTGCCATTAAATTTGTTTTAAGAGAAGAAGACATTCCTAAAGGCATAGCCAAGGCAGATGGAAAAATGCGCCATTGTGAATTGGTGCAGAAAGCCAGTCATGGGGATGTTTTTTATGCCACAGCAGAAGAACAGATGTGTAAAGGCGGCTCAGCAGCTCTTGGTCTTGAAGAAGCACCAGAAAAGGTGAGAACAGGAGAATTTTACTATGGTCTGGGAAGGTTCTCCAGTATAGGATCAGCCAAAAAAACCATGGAATCCATACCTAAAATAGATAATATTATGTATGCCTTGATTTACGCTCCTCTGGAGAAGGCTAACTTTGACCCAGATGTTATTTTAATCATAGCTAACCCTGCTCAGGCTATGAAAGTTTCTCAAGCCCTTGTTTACACCATGGGTGGAAGGGTGGAGGCAGATTTTGCTGGTATTCAATCAATATGTGCAGATGCTGTTGCAGGGCCATTCACACGCCGCAAACCTAATATAACCTTGGGTTGCAGTGGGTCCCGACAATACGCCGATATAAAAGATGATGAGGTTATTATAGGCCTTACTGGTGAAAATATTGGATGCCTCATCAATGCACTGGAGAATATGAGTTAA
- a CDS encoding DUF367 family protein — MPHKIIVYHAEQCDPKKCTTRKLAKQKEIKMVNRLNQVPRGGLVLDPFSPKAVSPEDHDLVVEKGIVGLDCSWKRIDKSSAMFRGTKTHRSLPFLVAANPTNYGKPCILSTAEAVAATLYIVGLKDNAIQIMSHFKWGPHFLELNHELLEAYSRARSSREVVDIQNEFIGG, encoded by the coding sequence ATGCCCCATAAAATTATTGTTTACCACGCTGAACAGTGCGATCCTAAAAAATGCACCACCCGTAAACTGGCCAAGCAGAAAGAGATAAAGATGGTCAATCGTCTTAATCAAGTCCCAAGAGGTGGTCTAGTATTAGACCCCTTCTCTCCAAAGGCAGTATCACCCGAAGACCATGATTTGGTGGTTGAAAAGGGTATCGTAGGTTTGGATTGTTCATGGAAACGGATCGACAAGTCTTCTGCCATGTTTAGGGGAACTAAAACCCACAGATCCCTTCCCTTTCTGGTGGCTGCCAATCCCACCAACTATGGGAAACCATGTATACTGTCCACTGCTGAGGCTGTGGCAGCAACCTTATATATAGTGGGACTTAAAGATAATGCTATTCAGATTATGTCCCACTTCAAGTGGGGACCTCATTTTCTGGAGCTCAACCATGAGCTCTTAGAGGCATACTCCCGGGCTCGCAGCAGTCGGGAAGTTGTAGATATTCAGAATGAATTTATAGGAGGCTAG
- a CDS encoding 50S ribosomal protein L40e translates to MARFEEAENRIFKIKICLKCNARNPPTAKTCRKCGYKGLRYKAKEPRG, encoded by the coding sequence ATGGCTAGATTTGAAGAAGCAGAGAACAGAATATTCAAGATCAAGATTTGTCTCAAATGTAACGCTCGAAACCCACCAACTGCCAAAACATGCCGTAAGTGCGGATACAAGGGCTTGAGATACAAGGCCAAAGAGCCGCGAGGATAA
- a CDS encoding geranylgeranylglyceryl/heptaprenylglyceryl phosphate synthase, which translates to MKVEEYLKESLKHGKVHLTLLDPEDQDPEKALEIATEAVAGGSDGIMLGGSTTDSQELNETAKILQENLDVPIILFPGNTTGVSAYADAIFFMSLLNSNNPYWIIGAQALGAPKIKKIGIETIPMGYLIVEPGETAGWVGDAKLIPRRKPDIAVAYAMAAEFMGMRLFYLEAGSGAGEIIPSEMIQKVKMFTNHIVVVGGGIRTGESAKKVAQAGADIIVTGTVVENTSNIKEKISEIVEGIKSV; encoded by the coding sequence ATGAAAGTGGAAGAATATCTAAAAGAATCTCTTAAGCATGGAAAAGTTCACCTCACCCTCTTAGACCCTGAGGATCAAGATCCAGAAAAAGCACTGGAAATAGCCACCGAAGCCGTTGCAGGAGGTTCTGATGGAATCATGTTGGGAGGATCCACCACAGACTCCCAGGAACTTAATGAAACCGCAAAAATTCTTCAAGAAAACCTTGATGTTCCCATAATTCTCTTCCCAGGTAACACTACTGGGGTGAGTGCCTATGCTGATGCCATTTTTTTCATGAGCCTTTTAAACTCCAATAATCCCTACTGGATTATCGGTGCCCAGGCTTTGGGAGCTCCGAAAATTAAAAAAATTGGCATAGAAACCATCCCCATGGGATATCTAATAGTGGAACCAGGAGAAACTGCAGGATGGGTGGGTGATGCTAAGTTAATCCCTCGCAGGAAGCCAGATATTGCGGTGGCCTATGCTATGGCTGCTGAATTCATGGGAATGCGGCTATTCTATTTGGAAGCAGGCTCTGGAGCTGGAGAGATCATTCCCAGTGAGATGATCCAGAAGGTTAAAATGTTCACCAATCACATAGTGGTGGTGGGCGGAGGTATCAGAACTGGAGAATCTGCAAAAAAGGTGGCTCAGGCTGGTGCCGATATCATTGTTACCGGTACTGTGGTTGAGAACACCTCAAATATAAAAGAAAAGATTTCTGAGATTGTAGAAGGTATTAAATCAGTTTAG
- a CDS encoding NTP transferase domain-containing protein has protein sequence MKGVSGIITAAGKNRRMREDLKSKGMEIKHKLLLKVNEKPIINCTIEKALQTDVKECIVVLGHFMDELYPALEEINDSRLRIIENQDVDVELSQTLLNGVLNTEYNYCLCLAGDQPTVTIQTMQNLINHLLNSSDPDKTVSVLSRGKTGYLNSARGLGMPFACSSSLLKHYLHGEEDNLNPILRRMVADGVSLYGIEAQNELELVNINRYNDYLKVLKDLE, from the coding sequence ATGAAAGGAGTATCAGGCATTATTACTGCAGCCGGTAAAAACAGGCGAATGAGGGAAGACCTTAAGAGTAAGGGGATGGAAATAAAACATAAACTCCTTTTAAAAGTTAATGAAAAACCCATAATAAATTGTACCATAGAAAAAGCACTTCAAACAGACGTTAAGGAGTGCATTGTTGTTCTTGGACATTTTATGGACGAGTTATACCCTGCACTGGAGGAAATAAATGACTCAAGACTCCGTATCATTGAAAACCAAGATGTGGATGTTGAATTATCGCAAACACTTCTAAACGGTGTTTTGAACACGGAATATAATTACTGTCTTTGCCTTGCCGGGGACCAGCCCACTGTTACCATTCAAACCATGCAGAATTTGATTAATCATCTTTTAAATAGTTCTGATCCAGATAAAACAGTTTCAGTTCTCTCCCGTGGAAAAACAGGATACTTGAATAGTGCCCGAGGCTTAGGAATGCCTTTCGCATGTAGTTCCTCACTTTTAAAACATTACCTCCATGGAGAAGAAGATAATCTTAATCCCATATTAAGAAGAATGGTTGCTGACGGTGTTTCATTGTATGGGATAGAAGCACAGAATGAATTGGAACTAGTAAATATCAATCGCTACAACGATTATCTCAAGGTTTTAAAGGATCTAGAATAA